GTGTGGTCGAGGGTTCCGCGCACCGTGCGGATGAACCCCTTCTGCCACTTCCGGTTCGCGAACTTGGACCGGTAGTAGCGCTCGATCTCGCGGTCCACGAGCCGGGGGCGGTGGAACACGCTCTTGACCATCATCTCCGCGTTCCGGCCCACCACGCCGTCGATGATCGGGAGCTGCTCCTCGTCGCCCATTCCCGAGGGGCACAGCAGGACCACGCGGTTGACCATCTCCGGGTAGCGCGCGGCGAACTCGACGGCGACCTTCCCGCCGAGGCTGCTGGCGACGAAGTGGTACGGCGGGGTCTGCACGAACTGGTCGAGGTAGATGAAGAGCTGGTTCACCAGGTACTCGACCGTGATCGGCTCCTTGGCCGCGATCAACCGGTGAATGGTCTCGCCCTCGTAGGCGAGGATGTTCGGGGTGTGGACGTCAAAGTACCGCGACCAGAACTTGCGGTTGCGGTACCAGGACTCGGCTTGCTCGGCCAGCCCGTTGATGAGCACGAGCGGGTGCCGGCGGCCGTAGTGCCGCGGCCGGAGCCGGTCGATTAGCCCCTTAATTGGGGAACGCATGGCGAGGGGACTCCGCGACGCCGACCCGTGGCGCGACGGGGCGGCGAATGATGTTACAGGATAGGGCGGGCGGTTCCAGTGTGTAGAGAAAAAGTACAACCCGCGCGGGTTTCTGGACGCCGTGAGTATCCCGTTAGTACGATCGGGCGATTTTGCCCCGCTCGCCGGCCCTCACGAACCGTAACGGACGCGCGCCGGGGCGCCGCTCGCCCGCGGCCCGCGCGATTGCCCGCCGCGCACACGGATTTCACACGGTAACGGGCTCAAAAAGGCTTTGCACCGCTCGCGCCCGTGCCGCTAGTATGATACTCACACCATTTCACGCCCTCATAACGGCACGCGGGAGCGCTCCATGCCGAGTTTCAAGGTTCCCTGCCCCAGTTGCGAGGCGCCGGTTCTGATCAAGAACCCGGACCTCGTCGGCACCAAGGTGGAATGCCCGAAGTGCAAGTACCGTTTCAAGGTGGAAGAGCCGCCGCCGGAAGGGGGCGCGCCCGGCGCGGCGGGTGGGGCGACCGCCACGGCCACCGCCAAAGATAAGAAGACCGATAAGGCGGACAAGAAAGACAAGAAGGCCAAAGCCGCGGCCGGCGGGAAGAACAAGAAGCTCGTGCCCATTATCGTGGGCGTGGTTGCGGTTCTTGTGCTCGGCGGGGTCGGGTTCGCGGTTCTCGGTGGCAAAAAGGACACCAAGAACCCGTTCGACGTCCCCAGGGGCGGCCCCGTCGCGAACAACAACCCGGACGAACAGAACCCGGACGAGCAGAACCCGGAGAAGAAGAACGAGCCGACCAAGCCGACGATCCCGGGCAGCGACAAGATCGCGACCAACCTGCTCCCGAGTCAGTCGGTCGCGGTTTACAACTTCAACCTGGACCGCTTGCGAACGACCCCGGTCTACGACCCGCTCGTGGACCAGGCGGTGGCCCACATGTTTCAGGGCACGCTCGGGGTCTCGACCGAGGACGTGCAGTCCTACGTTCACTGCTTCGCGGGCGACACGCGCGACCCGTTCGGGGTCATCCGGCTCAAGAACCCGGTGAAGGCGCCGGACCTGCTCGTGCGGATGCCGGTGCTGGCCAAGCCCAAGGCGGTGAAGGGGCGCGACCTGTATTCGTTCCGCACCGCGCCGTTCCTGAGCGCGGTCTCGAACGCGCTCGCGATGCGGGCGCTGTTCGGGGACATGTACTCCGCGATCCCGATGCCCCCTTCGGCGGCGCAAAAGGACAAGCCGTTCGGCGTGTGCGTGTATGACACGCAGCACGTTCTGATCGGCGATTACGTTCTGCTGGAGCGGTTCCTCGGGGACCTCGGGGCCGACGGGTACCCGCCGTTCCGGAGCGAACTGGACAACACGCCGGTCATCACCCCCGATCCGGTGGCGCCGACCGTTCCCGGGACGCCGCCGACCGAGGGAGCCGCGCCCACCACGGCCGCGCCCACCACGCAACCGGTTCCCTCGAAGCAGCCCGGCGGTCAGGGCTTCACGACGGTGAACGCGTACCGGACCCTCGAATTCAACTTGAAGCGCGCGCTCGACGAATTGGAAGTCGACCCGTCGGGGAAGCCGTTCCTGGTTTACGCCGAGAAATTCGACGGGCGGCACTACGATCCCAGCAAGTTGAAGAAAGACTATCAGGCCCTCTCGACGGCACTCAACCCGATCGCGAACCGCATGACGTACCTGAGCGGGCGCGTGTCGGCGTTCACCGACCGGCAACTGGTCGCCCAATTGCGGCTGAGGTTCGCGGACCCGAGCTACGTGCCCGAGATCGCGAAGGACACGCTCGCCCCGGGGCTGACGACGGTCGTGGACGTGCTGAAACTCTTGCTCACGACGGAGATCGAGTTCCGCGATTACACGGTTCCGGGAGCCGTGCGCCCCGGGAACGGTCCGGGGTTCCCGGGCGGCCTTCCGGGGCCGGGTGGGTTCCCGGGCGGTCTCCCGGGGCCGGGCGGTCTCCCGGGGTTCCCCGGGGGCTCCCCGCCGGGAGTCGGGTCGAGCGGTGGGCCGCTTTCGCCCCCGGGCGGCGTGAACAAGGGCGGGCAACCCGGGCGGTTGCCGGGACCGGGCGGCCTTCCGGGGCCGGGCGGTCCCCCCGAGCCCGGTATGCCCGGCCCCGGTGGGTTCCCGGGCAGCCCCGGTGGGTTCCCGGGCGGTCCGGTCAGCCCCGGGGGAATGAGTGACCCGAACACGCCGCACGAGCCGGTGTCGCACGTCGATCTCGACCTGATCGACGATCAACTGAAAATCACCATCGACCTCACCTGGACGGAGGAGATGTTCCGGACCGTGATCCGCCCGCGCATGATGGGCGTGGTGAACCAGATCAAGGGGAAGATGGCCGTGTTCTCGGCCGAGTCCGGCCCCCACGTGCTCGCGCAAGTCGGGCCGCGGGCACTGGCGACCCCCCAGGGCACCCCGCGCGGGACGTGGGACCGTGCGAAGACCGATTCCAACCGCCAGGGGTTAGAGTACCCCCCGGGCCAGCGCGTCAGCTTCTTCGTGGACCTGCTCCCGCACCTCGGGCGCGGGTCGCTCGGCTCGCAGGTGAACAAGAACGCCGCGTGGTACGCCGATAGGAGCATCCCCACCGAGCGGAGCAACCAGGAAGCGGGCGGGGCGTGGGTGCCCGAGCTGCTCGTGCCGACCTACCCGCCGTCCGCGTGGCGGGCGACCACCCCCTACGCCCCCGACGCCGTGTTCGGCGCGACCAACTACGTCGGGATCTCCGGGGTCGGACTCGATTCCGCCCGGTACGACCCGAAGAACCCGGCCCTGAAGACGAAGCTGGGGATGACCGGGTACGGGTGGGGCTCGAAGGCCGAAGAGGTGACCGACGGGCTGGCGAACACGATCTACCTGATGCAGACCCCGCCGGGCTTGCAGCAGCCGTGGATCGCGGGCGGCGGCGCGACGGTGCGCGGGCTCGACGAGAACGACCCGATGGCCGGGTTCAGCTACAACCAGGGCGGCAAGCCGGGCACCTTCGCCCTGATGGGCGACGGCTCGGTGCGGTTCATCCCCGCGACCATCGACAAGAAGGTGCTGCTCGGGATGAGCACCCGCGCCGGGGGAGAGGTGCTCGCCGACATCGACGTGCGCGCCCCGCGCGTTGACGCGCCGAAGTCCACGACGACCGACCTGAAGAGCGACCCCGTTACGCCGATCATTCCCGCGCCGGTCGTCACTCCCAAAGCGGACGACAAGAAACCGGACGAGAAGAAGCCCGATGACAAGAAGGGCGACGACAAGAAGCCCGCGGAACCGATGCCGAAGGCTGACGACAAGAAGCCCGATGAGAAGAAGTAGTCTCGGTTCGGAAGAGTAAGTTTCCGACGAAGCGAGGGCGGCGGTTGCGGGCTTCACCCACAACCGCCGCCCTCGCTTTTGTTTCCGATCTGCGCTATCTGCGCTGATCTGCGGTTCCGGTCGGTTTCACATCACCACATCGGGATCTTCACCCGGTCGCCGCTCAGCGCGCTTTCGTGGGCGCAGATACCGACGAGGGTCCAGTTCGCGCTCGTGGGGGCGTCCGGGAACGCGGGCTGGTTACCGAGCACGGCCATCAGGAAGTTGTGCGCGAGGTGCGGGTGGCTGCCGCCGTGCCCGCCGCCCTGCACGAAGCTCAGGTGCGTCGCGTCGTGGATCGCCCCAGTAAACTTGCGGATCGGGTCCGGCAGGCGTCCGGCGAAGTCCGGCACCTTCACGCGGCGCGGGATCTGGTGCTCGGGCAGCCCGCGCATGTGCAGCACCGGGTCTTCGCCCTCCAGTTGCTGCCACTCGAAGCTCGCGTTGCTCGCGGTCACGTCGAAGCTCTCGCGGTACTGGCGGGCCGTGTCGTACAGGCTGCGCGTCACCTCCGCGCACACGTCCGAGTCCTTGATCTTGAACGTCGCGGTCTCGATCGCGAACGGCGAGCCGTAGATCGGGATGAACTCCTCGCGGATGCGCCCCGAGCCGTGGCACACCACGCTCTCGGCGAGCGCGAGCTTGCCCTTGGCCGGGTCCGAGAGGATCGCGAGGCACGGGCTGACGCAGTGGGTCGCGTACCACATCGGGGGCAGGCCCGGCCAGTAGCCCGGCCACCCGTCCATGTCCTGCTGGTGGCTCCCGCGGAGGAACTGGATGCGCCCGAGCACGCCGCGGTCGTACAGATCCTTAGCGAACAGGTACTCGCGGGCGTACACGACGGTTTCCATCATCATGTACACTTTGCCCGTCTTGCGCTGCAGCTCGATGATCTCCTGGATTTCTTCCTTCTTGGTCGCCATCGGCACGGTACAGGCGACGTGCTTGCCGGCCTTGAGCGCCGCGATGGTCTGCGGGCCGTGGTCCGGGATCGGGCTGTTGATGTGGACCGCGTCGATGTTCGGGTCTTTGAGCATCGCCTCGAAGTCGGTGTACCGGCGCTCCTTCGGGATGCCGAACTTCGCGCCGCACGCCTCCAGCTCGGCCTTGTTGCGCCGGCAGATGGCGTACATCTCGGCGTCCGGGTGCGCCTGGTAGATGGGGATGAACTCGGACCCGAACCCGAGGCCCACGATGGCGACGTTCACGCGCTTGTGGCTCATGGAAAGAGACTCGTCGAGTGAGAGAGTGGAACTGCCCTGAGATTACGAGTGGGCCGAATCGCGGGCAACACCGAAAGGACGCGGTATGCGCGGGCGCCCGCGCCGGGTCGCCAACGCGCACGGCCCGCGCCCGTTATTACGGTAACCCGGAGGGCAGCGATGAACTCAAGTGGAGCGAGGGTGTAAAGCGGGCAGGCGCCACGGGTATCCTCTCGCGGTGAGGTTGCCCCGGTCGTTCCCTCGTGAACGGCGTTCCTCGTCACCGGTTCGTACCATGCCTCGGCAGCAATTCCGCCACATCCCGGGACTGTTCCTCGACACCGATTACTTCGCGCTGGACCAGTGCTCGCGCCTCGTGCTCCAGTCGCTCGCGCTGTACGAGCGACTGGAAGCCGCTGTCGGTGGGGCTGATGGCTCGTTGGAGACGGCCCACATCCCGCAACCGGCTTACGTGCGTAGTGCGGAACACAACCTCAAGAGCGAGGAGCATTTCGCGCGCGTCGCCTTGACCGAAGAGAGCCAGCGCACGATCCGCTGTGAATACTTCCCGCGGTACGGTGAAGACGGGCACGCGCTCGCGTACTTCCAGCGCAACGCGAACCTCCCGGATTTCGTCGCACGCGACCTCGTGCCCGGCGTTCACGGGCTGGTCGCGAGCGAGGGGTTCGTGCCGCCCGATCAGGAATTGGTGTGGAAGCTCACGATGAACTTCTACCAGCGCGTGAACGGCAAGGTCGCGGGGTTCCCGTTCCATGTCGACATCCCGGCGAACGGTGTCGTCACGATGATCATCAACGTCCAGCGCGAGGTGCTGTTTCAAATCGCGAAGGGCGACGCGGTGACCGACATCCCGCTGCCGGTCGGCGCGCTGCTCCTGCTCAGCGGCGAGAGCCGGTACGTGTGGAAGCACCGCGTGCTCCCCGCGGACGCGCCCGCGAGCGGCGGGGCGGGGGCGATCGAGCGCGTCTCGCTCGTACTGGGGTTCCAGTAACGCGGCCCGCGTATCGGCAATTTTCTTTCGCGTATCGCGCGAACCAAGTGTTATCCGACGCCTCTATCCGGGTGAACGTCCAATTCTGCGGCTCGATCCGGGTTTGCACGTCGCGGACGCACAACACCAAGGAAGAACACCATGAAGAAGCTGATTGCGCTCACGGGCGCGGGCGTCGGCGCCGCCGTTGGTACGGTCTGCGCGGTGGAACCGGTCGCGGTCGCGCGGTTCCTCGATCAAACGATGAAAGCAGTCGCGCGTGCGGCCGACGGGATCGAAGCCAACCCGGTCCCGGTGTCGGTCGCGCTGGGCACGTTCCTGTTGACGGTCGTGTACCACAAGGCGCGCGGAAAATCGTTCCGCGAGTCGGTGGAAGTGGCCGCGACGCGGGTGCAGGTGGTCGCGGTGCCGGCCCCGGTTGGTGAGCCCGAGAACCAAGTCGTGAAACGCGCTCAGGCACGGGCCACGCGCACACAACTGATCGCCGACCAGATCGCGCTGGAGAACCAGATTCGCAAGCTCCCGGCCGATGTGAAACAGGCGGAGAAGGACGTGTGTTACACTGAGCAGGCGGTGATCGAGACCGAGAAGTCACTCACAGCGCGGCGCCAGGCGCACACGGAAGCGGTCGAGAAGCTGGACGTGCTCCGCAAGGAGCTGACCGTCGGCCGGTCGGAACTGTCCGCGATCGCCGTGGAACTCAAGAAGCTCGCCGAAGTCGTGTAAACCGCAATGGTCGGGCCAGCGCACCCAATGTTGCGCTGGCCCGATCGTTTTTGTTATTGCTGGCTCGTTGAGATCGAGTGAACTCGTGGAGGGTTCTGCGATGGGCTTTATTCCGAAAGATGCCTGCTGGTACCTGGCTGATGTGGTGATGGAGCACCGGATCGAAGGGGACGAGCGGAACATCGTCCACGTCAATACGCACTTGATCGAAGCCGGCTCTCCCGATGAGGCTTACGAGAAAGCTCAGGCACTCGGGCGAGATGGAGAGAGCGACTACGAGAACACCGACGGACAGCGGGTTCGCGTATTGTTCCGCGGGCTGCGTGAACTGAACGTCATCCACGAGCCGCTGGAGGACGGGGCCGAGTTGATGTACACGGAGGACGTCGGGGTACCAGAAGAGAAGCTGCAAACGTGGAACCGATCGCGGGAGAAGTTGGCCGTGTTTGCCCCGATCCGCGGTCTGCGCAACGGGCCGAACTACCTGCCGGGTGTATTCAAGCCACTGGTCGATGGGGCTTCTGAGAATGAATCACCCGACGACCGCTGATTTGCTTTATTACCCCTCCCGGAACGCTTCCCACTCACCCTCCGTACTCAGTGCTTCGTTCGGGCGGAACCGCGCCTTGTATTCGAGTGACCGGCACCCCTCGACGAAGTAGCCCAGGTACACGTGTGGTAGGTTCCACTGCGCCGCGGCGCGGATGATCGAGAGCACGTTGAACGTGCCCAGCGACCGGTTCCGCTCGGCCGGGTCGTGGAAGAAGTAGATCGCCGACAAGCCCTCCGGGAAGTTGTCCACGTACCCCACGCCGACCAGTTTTTCGCCCAGGTAGTAGCACCACTCCTGCGTGACGAACGGGTTGTCGACGAACGATTCCGCGAAGTCGCTCGCGTCCTTCGGGCCGTGGTCGGACCAGCCGACGTGTTCGTGCTGGTACGAGTGAAACCGGTCGTAGAGGTCGAGTTTTTCGTCCGTCACCTCGGGCAGCCCGATCACCAGTTTCACGTCGCCGTCGTTCGCGGCCAGGCACCGGCGCTGGGACCGGTCCGGCTTGAACGTCGCCACCGGCACGCGGAGCGACCGGCACGCGGTACACGCCGGGCACGTTGGCCTGAAGAGCGAGAACCCGAACCGGCGCCAGCCCGCTTTCAATCGCTCCTGGTACTCAAGGGGGGTGAGCCGCGACACCATCTGGTACGTGAGTGACCACTGCTGGTCCGGCAAGTAGCTGCACGTGCTCGGCGGGGACGTGAAGACGAACAATGATTCCATGCTCACCCCGGTTGGTGATCGCGTTTCGGGTGCGCTGCGTGTTGGGTAACCGAGCCGTTAACGGAACTCGCATCTGCGGACGGGAGAGCACTCGACCAACATTGTATCCGCGCAATTGCCGTTCAATCACCGGAGTCCAAGAGCGAAATCCGATTGTCGGGAACCTCACCTGCTGTCCCGGTGCGAACGGGCGGGTGGACTGCACCGGTGCTCCGACGCATACTACCCGCACACGTTCATCATAACGAGGGCGGCTCATGTCGTTCGATCCGCAACTCTCTGTGCGTGCCGCGACCCTTGCGTATTTCGCGGACCGCGCAGAGCGGTTCCCCGGGCTCGTTGCGCGGATCGAAGAGTTCTTCTCGCGTCCAACACTCGATACCGGCCGGCAGGTGCTCCGCACGTACTTTCGCAATCACACCACGGGTGACGTGGAGTCGCTCCGGACGATCACGGCGAGTTTCGCGGACAAGCGCGTGGTGCGCGCGATCGTGGCGTCGATCCTGGCGGACGAAGAGGCACTCGCGGCCATTGCCGCGCGATCGTACCCGCACCCCATCGGGTTCGACAAACTGGTGCTCGACGACGACCGGGCGACCGGCTTCAAGTTCCGGCTCCACGTGTACTGGCGCGGGGCGAACTTCGCGTCCCTCGAACGGCTCCACCTGCACCGGTTCGAGATGGCGTCGGCGATCGTGACCGGCGAACTCACGAACCACATCTGGCGCGTGGTCGAATTCGTGCCCGCGAACGAACTGGTGCGCGGCATGGACCTCTCCCCAACGGTCGGGGAACAGGCCCACACTCGACGCACCATGCCCGCCTACGCGGGCTACCGGCGCGACGCGAACGGCGACCTGCGCAAGACCCACTTGGGAACCGCGGTCCTCGAACGCGGCGCGTCGGAAACGTTCACTTCCGGCGACGCTTACGCACAGGTGCTGGAAGACGCGCACTTCGTGGAAACGAACGCGGAGACGGGCTTCGCCAACGGGGATTTTTGTTCCACGGTGTACATTCACGGCCCGTCGCTGGTGGACGGGGCCGGGCGCTCGCTCCCGATCCTGTTCGAGGAAACGCTCCTCCCGGACGACAACAAACTCGTCCCGACGATACCCGCGATCCCGGTGGAAACGCTCCGGGCGTGTCTGAACCGCTACCGCGACACGCTCGACGAAATCCTGAAATTCTACGACTGGCTGTACCACCCCAAGCACGGGCGGAATCTCTCGGTCGGGATGATCGCGGGGTACTTGCTGTGCGAGGCGTTCAAGACCCCGCACGCGATCGACGCCTTCGAGCGCCGGTACGACGAGTGCAAGGACGTGCTGGAACGGTCCGAGCGCGCGGTGCGGGATCTAATTGAGGGCCGCACGAACCCGGCACACCTCAACGACGACGACCGGAACACGCGGTACGTTCGCTTGCTGCTCGCGAAAGCGAACGCACACCCGAAGGGGCCGCACGCATGGGCCGAGGATTACGGCGCGCTGACGAAGGAGATGTGGCGCTACTTCGGGGCGATTCGCGGCGAAATGAACTCACGCATCACCGTGCTCAAGCCCGTCTGGGACGGCGTGGTGAAGCGGAAGCTGCCGGGCGGGATGCACTACGGGCACGTCGGGGCGATGATCGAGGCCGCGTTCGAGGCCAACGGGATCGCGATGAAACACTTCGAGGCACATTGGGCCGGTGGCGGACTGGTCGCAACTCACAAGGACGAGCACAACATCGCGAGCGTTGTAGATGACGAGATCGAGGGGCGCATTAGCGAAGTGCTGAAGGGGCACTTCCCATCGCACCGGTTCTACGGCGAAGAACACGGCGACCCGAACCGCGCGTTACCCGCGGTCGGTGAGCGCCGGTTCCTGGTCGACCCGCTCGACGGCACGCGCAACTTTCTGTGCCGGCGGGAGGAGTTTTGTATCGCCATCGCGTGCCAGGAGTGGAACGGCGTGGGGTGGGTGACGACGGACGGCGTGGTCGCGCACCCCGCGTCCGGGCGCATCTTCTGGGCGGAGCGAGGGCAGGGGGCGTTCGTCATCGAGCGCACCGACCTCGAGCGCCGCGCGACCGTGTTCGTGTCCGCGGTCGACCCCGCGAACCCGCTCAAGCACCAGCTCATCGATTATTCCGCACGCGGACTGGATTTGGCCGCGCAGACAGACACATTTAGCGAACTTGCACGCAGCGGATCAGCACTACGCAACAGTGGATCGGTCGCGCTGATTCTGGCGCACATGGCCGGGCGCGGGGGAACGGGCGCGATCATCACGGCCAACGACTACGACGTGGAGGCCGGTCGGCTGATCGCACACGAGGCCGGCGCGTGGATCACGCAAATCGTGTTCGTATCCGGCGAAGACGAACGCACCTGTACCATCGTGGGCGCGGAGGAGCGCATTCACAACGCGCTCGTCGTGCTCGTGCGCGAGCAGATCCAGAAGCACGGCGGCCGGCTCTTGGACGAAACGCTCACCCCGCCGGGGCTGTGATGTGAGGCGCGTATCTGCCATCAAGAGCGGCCAGTCGTGCTTCTGATTCGATGGTATATTGATCGATTGGGTATTAATAAATCTAGCGCGAAGTGTGGAAATGTATCACTCTTAACATTGTGGATAAGCGTGGTAATTTGTCGAGGTGAGCTGGTCATGGCCTCTAGTGTAAATCCCGAGCTTGCTCAAAAAGCTGCTGCAGTTTTGTCTCAACACTTGTCTGGACAATCCATTAAGAACGCCATGTTGGAATTGGCTGGGCTTGCGCGCAGCTATCTTCCAGAATTAGCAGATGGAATTGACAGCTTTTGTACCAAAGGCGAGGTTGATGGCTCTCAATATCTTTATGGGCCACGCTTAGTGAATTTAATTGGAATCCAGCACATTGTGGTTCACTTGCTCCCTAAGATAGAATCAGTTCGTTTTACCGTTGCCTGCGCAAAAAATATTCTTCCGCATTTCGAGAATCGTTACCCGCAATTAGAGATTCCATCACGCCTCTTGGCAATAGTCGGCAAGTCGATTAATGCCACTGTAAGTCGCGATAAAATATTATTGCGATACGACAAGGCAGTATCGCTTGCCAAGAAATTGCGAATGCGATTAGACACTAAGCGAGCGAGAGATGCCTTTGAATCGAGACGAGATGATGCGTTGGAGCTTCGTCCTTTGCTCGTTGTAAATGTGATAGTAGGGGCGGCATGGAGTGCCCTCGTAGATTCTGCAAGCCAATTTTATTGCTGCGTTGATGAGGTGGCGGCGGACCATCTCGAAATATGTGAAATCGAAAGCAATGATGCTTCTCGTGAACGCGGTCGCATTTGGCAGATTCGTACACTAGAGTCGATTTTATCAAATCTATCACGGCCTGTATCTTAGGACCATTGAATAGTGTATCGCGATATTAATATACGAATTGATACCTGGCGCTACCAAGTGGTGGCATCAGGAAAGTGGCTGTCCCTGCCTCTGCATCCAAGACGAGAACACTATGTAAATTCTTAATCCGTAGAG
This region of Gemmata massiliana genomic DNA includes:
- a CDS encoding alpha/beta fold hydrolase, with translation MRSPIKGLIDRLRPRHYGRRHPLVLINGLAEQAESWYRNRKFWSRYFDVHTPNILAYEGETIHRLIAAKEPITVEYLVNQLFIYLDQFVQTPPYHFVASSLGGKVAVEFAARYPEMVNRVVLLCPSGMGDEEQLPIIDGVVGRNAEMMVKSVFHRPRLVDREIERYYRSKFANRKWQKGFIRTVRGTLDHTVRGKMKDVKAPTLLVTATEDKVCNPVTAEEAARELPNGHFRKIERCGHAPQIEKHWLINRLVVDFLNSTRPTAHPSWTKLILAKPTRASK
- a CDS encoding DUF1559 family PulG-like putative transporter, producing the protein MPSFKVPCPSCEAPVLIKNPDLVGTKVECPKCKYRFKVEEPPPEGGAPGAAGGATATATAKDKKTDKADKKDKKAKAAAGGKNKKLVPIIVGVVAVLVLGGVGFAVLGGKKDTKNPFDVPRGGPVANNNPDEQNPDEQNPEKKNEPTKPTIPGSDKIATNLLPSQSVAVYNFNLDRLRTTPVYDPLVDQAVAHMFQGTLGVSTEDVQSYVHCFAGDTRDPFGVIRLKNPVKAPDLLVRMPVLAKPKAVKGRDLYSFRTAPFLSAVSNALAMRALFGDMYSAIPMPPSAAQKDKPFGVCVYDTQHVLIGDYVLLERFLGDLGADGYPPFRSELDNTPVITPDPVAPTVPGTPPTEGAAPTTAAPTTQPVPSKQPGGQGFTTVNAYRTLEFNLKRALDELEVDPSGKPFLVYAEKFDGRHYDPSKLKKDYQALSTALNPIANRMTYLSGRVSAFTDRQLVAQLRLRFADPSYVPEIAKDTLAPGLTTVVDVLKLLLTTEIEFRDYTVPGAVRPGNGPGFPGGLPGPGGFPGGLPGPGGLPGFPGGSPPGVGSSGGPLSPPGGVNKGGQPGRLPGPGGLPGPGGPPEPGMPGPGGFPGSPGGFPGGPVSPGGMSDPNTPHEPVSHVDLDLIDDQLKITIDLTWTEEMFRTVIRPRMMGVVNQIKGKMAVFSAESGPHVLAQVGPRALATPQGTPRGTWDRAKTDSNRQGLEYPPGQRVSFFVDLLPHLGRGSLGSQVNKNAAWYADRSIPTERSNQEAGGAWVPELLVPTYPPSAWRATTPYAPDAVFGATNYVGISGVGLDSARYDPKNPALKTKLGMTGYGWGSKAEEVTDGLANTIYLMQTPPGLQQPWIAGGGATVRGLDENDPMAGFSYNQGGKPGTFALMGDGSVRFIPATIDKKVLLGMSTRAGGEVLADIDVRAPRVDAPKSTTTDLKSDPVTPIIPAPVVTPKADDKKPDEKKPDDKKGDDKKPAEPMPKADDKKPDEKK
- a CDS encoding Gfo/Idh/MocA family protein, with product MSHKRVNVAIVGLGFGSEFIPIYQAHPDAEMYAICRRNKAELEACGAKFGIPKERRYTDFEAMLKDPNIDAVHINSPIPDHGPQTIAALKAGKHVACTVPMATKKEEIQEIIELQRKTGKVYMMMETVVYAREYLFAKDLYDRGVLGRIQFLRGSHQQDMDGWPGYWPGLPPMWYATHCVSPCLAILSDPAKGKLALAESVVCHGSGRIREEFIPIYGSPFAIETATFKIKDSDVCAEVTRSLYDTARQYRESFDVTASNASFEWQQLEGEDPVLHMRGLPEHQIPRRVKVPDFAGRLPDPIRKFTGAIHDATHLSFVQGGGHGGSHPHLAHNFLMAVLGNQPAFPDAPTSANWTLVGICAHESALSGDRVKIPMW
- a CDS encoding alpha-ketoglutarate-dependent dioxygenase AlkB, whose product is MPRQQFRHIPGLFLDTDYFALDQCSRLVLQSLALYERLEAAVGGADGSLETAHIPQPAYVRSAEHNLKSEEHFARVALTEESQRTIRCEYFPRYGEDGHALAYFQRNANLPDFVARDLVPGVHGLVASEGFVPPDQELVWKLTMNFYQRVNGKVAGFPFHVDIPANGVVTMIINVQREVLFQIAKGDAVTDIPLPVGALLLLSGESRYVWKHRVLPADAPASGGAGAIERVSLVLGFQ
- a CDS encoding DUF4288 domain-containing protein produces the protein MGFIPKDACWYLADVVMEHRIEGDERNIVHVNTHLIEAGSPDEAYEKAQALGRDGESDYENTDGQRVRVLFRGLRELNVIHEPLEDGAELMYTEDVGVPEEKLQTWNRSREKLAVFAPIRGLRNGPNYLPGVFKPLVDGASENESPDDR
- a CDS encoding arginyltransferase, which translates into the protein MESLFVFTSPPSTCSYLPDQQWSLTYQMVSRLTPLEYQERLKAGWRRFGFSLFRPTCPACTACRSLRVPVATFKPDRSQRRCLAANDGDVKLVIGLPEVTDEKLDLYDRFHSYQHEHVGWSDHGPKDASDFAESFVDNPFVTQEWCYYLGEKLVGVGYVDNFPEGLSAIYFFHDPAERNRSLGTFNVLSIIRAAAQWNLPHVYLGYFVEGCRSLEYKARFRPNEALSTEGEWEAFREG
- a CDS encoding inositol monophosphatase family protein, giving the protein MSFDPQLSVRAATLAYFADRAERFPGLVARIEEFFSRPTLDTGRQVLRTYFRNHTTGDVESLRTITASFADKRVVRAIVASILADEEALAAIAARSYPHPIGFDKLVLDDDRATGFKFRLHVYWRGANFASLERLHLHRFEMASAIVTGELTNHIWRVVEFVPANELVRGMDLSPTVGEQAHTRRTMPAYAGYRRDANGDLRKTHLGTAVLERGASETFTSGDAYAQVLEDAHFVETNAETGFANGDFCSTVYIHGPSLVDGAGRSLPILFEETLLPDDNKLVPTIPAIPVETLRACLNRYRDTLDEILKFYDWLYHPKHGRNLSVGMIAGYLLCEAFKTPHAIDAFERRYDECKDVLERSERAVRDLIEGRTNPAHLNDDDRNTRYVRLLLAKANAHPKGPHAWAEDYGALTKEMWRYFGAIRGEMNSRITVLKPVWDGVVKRKLPGGMHYGHVGAMIEAAFEANGIAMKHFEAHWAGGGLVATHKDEHNIASVVDDEIEGRISEVLKGHFPSHRFYGEEHGDPNRALPAVGERRFLVDPLDGTRNFLCRREEFCIAIACQEWNGVGWVTTDGVVAHPASGRIFWAERGQGAFVIERTDLERRATVFVSAVDPANPLKHQLIDYSARGLDLAAQTDTFSELARSGSALRNSGSVALILAHMAGRGGTGAIITANDYDVEAGRLIAHEAGAWITQIVFVSGEDERTCTIVGAEERIHNALVVLVREQIQKHGGRLLDETLTPPGL